One genomic region from Nymphaea colorata isolate Beijing-Zhang1983 chromosome 12, ASM883128v2, whole genome shotgun sequence encodes:
- the LOC116265377 gene encoding acidic endochitinase-like: MVGADLHLLQQSTMASFLLLLCAIGALIPFSIAGDIAIYWGQNGNEGSLASTCATGRYAYVNLAFLYIFGSGRTPQINLAGHCVPASGGCTGLSSDIRSCQQRGVKVLLSLGGGAGSYSLSSTEDARQVAEYLWNNFLGGTSAGRPLGDAPLDGIDFDIELGSPNYFDDLARFLSGYSSRGRKVYLTAAPQCPFPDAMLGPALNTGLFDYVWVQFYNNPPCQYSSGGATNLANAWNRWTSSIKATRIFLGLPAAPAAAGSGFIPTKDLISTVLPVVKSASNYGGIMLWSKYYDDTTGYSAAVKPCVEKQLPGFGKQNNHLYV; this comes from the coding sequence ATGGTTGGTGCAGATCTTCACTTACTGCAACAATCGACAATggcttccttccttcttctcctctgcgCCATTGGTGCTTTGATTCCCTTCTCAATTGCAGGGGACATCGCGATCTATTGGGGCCAAAATGGCAACGAGGGTTCCCTGGCAAGCACATGTGCCACGGGGAGGTACGCCTACGTGAACCTCGCCTTCCTTTACATCTTCGGCAGCGGGAGAACCCCACAAATCAACCTCGCCGGCCACTGCGTCCCTGCCTCCGGCGGCTGCACCGGCCTGAGCAGCGACATAAGGTCTTGCCAGCAGCGGGGCGTCAAGGTATTGCTCTCCCTGGGTGGCGGCGCTGGCTCCTACAGCCTCTCCTCCACCGAAGACGCAAGGCAAGTCGCGGAGTATCTATGGAACAACTTCCTGGGCGGGACCTCCGCCGGCCGGCCGCTGGGCGACGCCCCTCTCGACGGCATCGACTTCGACATCGAGCTGGGCTCGCCGAATTACTTCGACGATCTAGCGAGGTTTCTGTCCGGGTACAGCTCGAGGGGGAGGAAGGTGTATTTGACGGCGGCTCCTCAGTGCCCGTTCCCCGACGCGATGCTCGGACCGGCGCTGAACACGGGCTTGTTCGACTACGTCTGGGTGCAGTTCTACAACAACCCTCCCTGCCAGTACTCTTCTGGGGGTGCGACCAACTTGGCTAATGCGTGGAACCGATGGACTTCTAGCATTAAGGCGACCAGGATCTTCCTTGGACTTCCGGCAGCGCCGGCGGCCGCCGGCAGTGGCTTCATACCCACAAAGGACCTCATCTCAACCGTGCTTCCCGTAGTGAAGAGTGCTTCCAACTACGGAGGGATCATGCTGTGGTCCAAGTACTATGATGATACGACAGGGTATAGCGCAGCTGTAAAACCTTGTGTAGAGAAGCAGCTGCCTGGATTTGGGAAACAAAATAACCATCTCTACGtatga
- the LOC116265366 gene encoding hevamine-A-like → MEVGSWLSPAAMASLLLLCVFGALIPFSIAGDIAIYWGQNGNEATLADTCATGRYAYVNLAFLTTFGSGNAPQLNLANHCVAASGGCTSLSGEIKSCQQQGVKVMLSLGGSESHTTLSSPDDARQVADYLWNNFLGGSSSSRPLGDAVLDGIDFDIEGGSPSYYDVLAQALSGYSSSERKVYLTAAPQCPFPDAMLGPALKTGLFDYVWVQFYNNDCQYSAGDVSRLASAWQQWVSITATRIFLGLPAAPDAAGSGYIPPNDLISTVLPVVQNDPKYGGIMLWSKFYDEQTGYSAAVKPSV, encoded by the coding sequence ATGGAGGTAGGATCATGGCTTTCACCAGCTGCAATGGCTTCCCTCCTTCTCCTTTGCGTCTTTGGGGCTCTCATTCCCTTCTCCATCGCAGGGGACATCGCCATCTACTGGGGCCAAAATGGCAACGAGGCTACTCTGGCAGACACATGTGCGACAGGGAGGTACGCCTATGTGAACCTCGCCTTCCTCACCACCTTCGGCAGTGGGAACGCCCCACAACTCAACCTAGCAAATCACTGCGTCGCCGCCTCCGGCGGTTGCACTTCCCTCAGCGGTGAGATAAAGTCTTGCCAGCAGCAAGGCGTCAAGGTCATGCTCTCCCTCGGAGGCAGCGAAAGTCACACCACCCTCTCCTCCCCCGATGATGCAAGGCAAGTCGCCGACTATCTGTGGAACAACTTCCTCGGCGGCTCCTCCAGCAGCCGGCCGCTCGGCGACGCCGTGCTCGACGGCATCGACTTCGATATCGAGGGTGGCTCGCCGAGTTACTACGATGTTCTAGCGCAGGCCCTGTCTGGGTACAGTTCGAGCGAGAGGAAGGTGTATCTGACCGCGGCTCCTCAGTGCCCCTTCCCTGACGCCATGCTCGGACCGGCGCTGAAGACGGGCTTGTTCGACTACGTCTGGGTCCAGTTCTACAACAACGATTGCCAATACTCTGCTGGGGACGTGAGCAGACTTGCTAGTGCCTGGCAGCAATGGGTTTCAATTACGGCGACTCGGATCTTCCTTGGACTTCCTGCAGCGCCGGACGCCGCCGGCAGTGGCTACATACCTCCCAACGACCTCATCTCAACAGTGCTCCCCGTAGTGCAGAATGATCCCAAATATGGAGGCATCATGTTGTGGTCCAAGTTCTATGATGAACAAACAGGGTATAGCGCAGCTGTAAAACCTTCTGTGTAG
- the LOC116266163 gene encoding type III polyketide synthase A-like, translating into MMRTDLNEIPLADPRTNSQGSGRAKIMALGKAFPSQLIPQECVVEGYTRDTKCEDPVIKEKLERLCKTTTVKTRYTVMSKEILDKYPELATEGSPTIKQRLDIANSAVLDMAMEASLACIKEWGRPLTEITHLVYVTSSEIRLPGGDLYLASQLGLRNSVGRVMLYFLGCYGGVTGLRVAKDIAENNPGSRVLLTTSETTILGYRPPNMARPYDLVGAALFGDGAAAVIVGCDPLNGKERPFMELEYAVQQFLPGTETIIDGRLTEEGINFKLGRDLPQKIEDHIEGFCRGLMKRARVRDFNEMFWAIHPGGPAILNRLESHLGLSAEKLNCSRRALMDYGNVSSNTIFYVIDYMKEELKREGAEEWGLLLAFGPGITFEGMLVRSLD; encoded by the exons ATGATGAGGACAGACCTCAATGAGATCCCTTTGGCCGACCCACGCACGAATTCTCAAGGTTCAGGGAGAGCCAAGATCATGGCACTGGGCAAGGCCTTCCCAAGCCAACTGATCCCCCAGGAGTGTGTGGTAGAAGGCTACACCAGGGACACCAAATGTGAAGACCCAGTGATCAAGGAGAAGCTGGAGAGGCTCT GCAAGACCACCACAGTGAAGACAAGGTACACAGTAATGTCCAAGGAGATCCTGGACAAGTACCCTGAGCTAGCCACAGAAGGCTCACCAACCATCAAGCAAAGGCTTGACATTGCCAATTCTGCAGTCCTAGACATGGCCATGGAGGCAAGCCTAGCCTGCATCAAGGAATGGGGCAGGCCACTGACAGAGATCACCCACTTGGTCTATGTAACATCAAGCGAGATCCGCCTTCCCGGTGGCGACCTCTACCTTGCTAGCCAACTTGGCCTGAGGAACAGTGTCGGCCGCGTCATGCTATACTTTCTAGGATGCTACGGAGGTGTCACTGGACTAAGAGTGGCAAAGGACATTGCTGAGAACAACCCTGGAAGCAGAGTTCTTCTGACAACATCTGAGACGACGATCCTCGGCTACCGACCACCGAACATGGCGCGCCCCTATGACCTGGTTGGTGCTGCACTGTTTGGCGATGGAGCTGCAGCAGTCATTGTGGGATGTGACCCTCTAAATGGCAAGGAAAGGCCATTCATGGAGTTGGAATATGCAGTGCAACAGTTCTTGCCGGGAACGGAGACCATAATAGACGGGAGGCTGACAGAGGAAGGCATAAATTTCAAGCTAGGGAGGGACCTGCCTCAGAAGATTGAGGACCATATTGAGGGGTTCTGCAGAGGACTCATGAAGAGGGCTCGTGTGCGTGACTTCAATGAGATGTTTTGGGCCATCCACCCTGGTGGCCCCGCCATACTGAACAGGCTAGAGAGCCATCTTGGGCTAAGTGCAGAGAAGCTTAACTGTAGCAGAAGAGCACTCATGGACTATGGGAATGTTAGCAGCAACACCATATTCTACGTGATAGATTACATGAAGGAGGAGTTGAAGAGGGAGGGAGCAGAAGAATGGGGTCTTCTTCTTGCCTTTGGCCCAGGGATCACCTTTGAAGGCATGCTTGTTCGCAGCCTAGATTGA